A portion of the Sphingobacteriaceae bacterium genome contains these proteins:
- a CDS encoding phage major capsid protein has product MKKWILFEKDWAQDDNTTFKKGQVIQVDASLAESLVMLKFAKETEAPSSDDIVTKTSEKFAQTVSTIIDSSLNKAFSQFNDTLEKGIKLPATAVDHDLEKMGGFKSQEEFVSCVIKAGRPGGNVDERLVKAPTGQHTQDDQEGGYLVPETIETRIWTKVSDDMELDFFSRATDKRKTSGNTLKFNAQEESSRKDGYRHFGAVAYWTDEAEQFTASKIIWSQRRLELHKLTALYYATDEEMDDAGTALGSVFDVAARRSIMFKLNQGVWNGNGVAKPLGIFSGNNPALISIAKESGQAAATILHQNISKMYHRMHPSMRARANWYVHPNLQEQLEFMYFANDTTNKRPLYMPAGGVSGSPYGSLYGRPVIPCEFCADLGTQTDICFADMTQIITLSKQSGGMKRASSIHVRFLYEETAFRFSFRADAQPVYAKQVEDLNGTTKRSPYITLDTRA; this is encoded by the coding sequence ATGAAAAAGTGGATTTTGTTTGAAAAAGATTGGGCTCAAGATGATAATACAACTTTCAAGAAGGGTCAGGTAATTCAGGTTGATGCTTCATTAGCTGAATCACTTGTTATGTTAAAGTTTGCTAAAGAAACTGAAGCACCTTCTTCTGATGATATTGTTACTAAAACTTCTGAGAAATTTGCTCAGACTGTTTCAACGATTATTGATTCTTCTCTCAATAAGGCATTTAGCCAATTTAATGATACGCTTGAAAAAGGAATTAAGCTTCCTGCGACAGCAGTTGATCATGATTTGGAAAAAATGGGTGGTTTTAAATCCCAAGAAGAATTTGTTAGTTGTGTTATTAAAGCAGGTCGTCCTGGTGGAAATGTTGACGAAAGGTTAGTTAAAGCACCAACTGGTCAGCATACACAAGATGATCAAGAAGGTGGTTATTTAGTTCCTGAAACAATTGAAACACGGATTTGGACTAAAGTTTCTGATGATATGGAATTGGATTTCTTTAGCCGAGCAACTGATAAACGTAAAACTTCTGGTAATACGTTGAAGTTTAATGCTCAAGAAGAATCCTCACGTAAAGATGGATATCGTCATTTTGGAGCAGTTGCTTATTGGACTGATGAAGCAGAACAATTTACTGCTTCTAAGATTATTTGGTCACAACGTCGTTTAGAATTACATAAGCTAACTGCGTTGTATTATGCAACTGATGAAGAAATGGATGATGCAGGCACTGCATTAGGTTCTGTATTTGATGTAGCTGCACGTCGTTCCATTATGTTTAAACTTAATCAAGGTGTTTGGAATGGTAATGGTGTTGCCAAACCTCTTGGTATTTTTAGTGGAAATAATCCTGCATTAATCAGTATTGCAAAAGAAAGTGGTCAAGCTGCTGCAACTATTTTGCATCAAAATATTAGTAAGATGTATCATAGAATGCATCCTTCAATGCGTGCCCGTGCAAATTGGTATGTACATCCTAATTTACAAGAGCAACTTGAATTTATGTATTTTGCAAATGATACAACTAATAAACGTCCTTTATATATGCCTGCTGGAGGTGTTTCTGGTTCTCCTTATGGTTCTTTATATGGACGCCCTGTAATTCCGTGTGAATTTTGTGCTGATTTAGGAACGCAAACAGATATCTGTTTTGCTGATATGACTCAGATTATTACTTTAAGTAAGCAATCTGGAGGAATGAAACGAGCAAGTTCTATTCATGTTCGTTTCCTTTATGAAGAAACTGCATTCCGTTTTAGTTTCCGAGCTGATGCACAACCTGTTTATGCTAAGCAAGTTGAAGATTTAAATGGAACTACTAAACGAAGTCCTTATATTACTTTGGATACTCGTGCTTAA